Genomic window (Anaerolineae bacterium):
GGATAGCCGCCGTCCACGCCTTCAGTGAGAGGTATTGCGGGATGTTGACAGCAGTGACTTGGCGCTGTAACTTATGAATTCGTGGTCACGACGAGCGAGAATGATCATGGTGTAGGGACACCAAGCGGGAGGGGGGTGAGGACTAGTGCGGGTTGAGCTTCGCTCCGGTGAGTCGCAGGAGCAATTGCTGAAGCGGTTCCGGCAGCAGGTGATGAAAGAGAAGATCCTCTCGGAAGTGCGCAAGCGCCGTTGGTACATGTCCAAGGGCGAGAAGACGCGCATCGCCAAGGCCAAGGCCATACGCCGGGCCCGTCGCAAGGCTCGTCAGCAGGAGCGCCGTCAGGCCTCCCAGCGCTAGGCACGGCTTGGCCGTGTCCGCGCTAGGCACGGCCCTCGCAGCGTCGCGGTCGGGATCGAGACATGAAGGAGCCTGTAGTGAAAGGCTCCTTTTCGCCTTGGCCCTGTGCGCGCCTCACCGGCTAGGCGACTCGAGCACCCTGTTCGTACGCCCCCTTGAGCGCCCGCAGGGCCCGCAGGGTCACCCACTTGCTGGGCTGCTTCTTGGCCCCGTAATGTGCCCAGGTCTTGCCTGAATAGTCGTACTCCAGCGCCCACCGGCCCGAGACGTCCCGCTTGCCGCCGATGTACTCCAGGGTGTGGGCCAGGCGGGAGTCGGCGCCGCGCCCCAACGCCACCATGGCCTCCGCCACCTGGAGCACGTCGGTGATGTAGAAGAGAGGGAAGCCTAGCTTCCACCAATTGCCGCTGGGCTTGGCACTGTAGCCGCGGGGGTACTGGCAGGCCACCGGGTCGGTGGAGAGGAAGAACTCCACCCCGGCCTCGATGGCGCGCTGGACTAGGGGCGTGCGCCGCTCGGGGGGCCAGCAGGAGAAGGCTAGCATCACCTTGGCGCCACCCCAGGCACACGAGGTCCCGTTGTGGGCGCCACAGGCGAACAGGGGACCACACTTGCCGGCGTAGTAGCGTACCAGGGCGTGACGGTCTTCCTTTGGAGCCAACCCTTCGCCGGTGACGGTACGCGCCATCCACTCGAAGGCGGCCTCCAGCCGGGCAGGGTCGCACCCCAGGGCCAGAAGGGAGGCGCACAGATTGCCCTGCAGGCAGTCCACCGTTCCCGAGGGAGGACCGGTGACGCTGAACTGCCCTGTGGCCTGGAGACCGTGGTCGAGGGCGTAGGCACAGGCCCGGCCCACCCGGTCGTCTGCGTCAGCAGAGGCGCCCAACTGCGCCAGGGATATCAGCGACCAGACGGTGGAACGGTACTTGGGCAGGTACCCGGGGCCCGGCTTGACCCAATAGCCATCTGGGTGCATGGCGTCCAGTATGTCGGCGATGGGCCCGCGGACGTGGGCCTCGGCGCGCGCGATCTCCAGCTCCCCATCGCCCTGGGGCCGGTCCAGCAGGTCGCGCAGCGCCAGGTAGCGGACGCCAGGATCGGCCTGGTCCAGCAGCCAGTCGAGGGAATCGCCGCCGAACTGATCCATCCATGACATGAGCGCGTCTCCTTGATCGCCTCGTGAGCTGGCTCGCCTTGCCGTTCCGGCACCGCTAGCCGCCGGCACCCCAGCCGCGCACACGGAGGGCGAGGCCCCATATGCCATGCCAACCATCCGGTCCCGCCCGATCATTGTAGCGGGGCCGCTCGCTGCGCGGTAGTCCACCTGAGGATGCCTGGCTTGGCAGCCGAGAACCGCGCTCGCCGTCCTCAGACCAGGAAGGTTGTGTCCCGCTCACCGGGCGCCAGGCTCGGTGCTCTGCGTCTCCTCCTCCCGGTAGTAGTCGCAGACGTCGCGCAGGGGGCACTTTCCATGCCGGGGCGCGCGCGACAGGCACACCTGCTGGCCTAGGTGTAGCAGGTTGACGTGGAAGTTGTACAGCGTCTGCGGATCCGGGGGCAGCAGGGCCAGTAGCTCCTCGTGCGCCGCCGCCGCGCTCACCTTGCGCCCGATCAGTCCCACCCGCTGGCTCACCCGGTGGACGTGGGTGTCCACCGGCAGGAGAGGCTTGCCGAAGCAGAACAGCAGCACCAGGGACGCCGTCTTGATGCCCACGCCTGGCAGCCTCATGAGCCAGTTGCGGCCCTCCTCGGGGCTCAGGTCCCGTAGGAAGTCTATGCTGGGCTTCCCCTCCGTTTCGGTGATGATGCGCAAGGCCCTCTGGATGTTGCCCGCCTTGGCGTACTCGAAGTTGGCCCCCCGGATGGCCTGAGCCAGGTCCTCGAGGGGCGCATCCCGGATGGCCTCCCAGGACCCGTACTGCCGCCACATGCGCTCGTATGCCTGGGCCTCGTTCTTCTGAGTGGTGCGGTGGGAGAGCATGGTGGCCACGAGCTCGTGCATGGGCCCCCGGCGGGGGATCAGACGTCGCTCCCCATAGAACTCGATGAGGCGCCGGTGCACCTCCAGGGCCCTGGCCGACAGGTCGCCAGCGGCAAGGCTTACCTCGGGCACCGGTCAGCGCCGATGGTTGAGGCGCCAGAGCTCATAGTTGAGGACGGCAGCGAAGGAAGTCCACAGCTGGTAGGGCACCAGCAGCAGCCCCGCCAGCGGCCGCACCCGATAGAAGCTGGTCAGCGTGGCCAGAATCAGCCCCCACAGGGCGGCTATCTCGACCAGGGCTAGGTCCACTCGGCGCAGGCCGAAGAAGATGACCGACCACAGGATGTTGAGGCTCAGCTGCAGCCCGTAGAGCCGCAGGGCCCGATCCTTGTGGGGGGAGTCGCTCCGGGAGACCAGCCAGGACGCCGCCCCCATCATGGTGTAAAGGATGGTCCAGGCCGGACCGAACACCCAGCCGGGTGGGTTCCAGGAGGGCTTGCGTAGGCCGCGGTACCAGGTGTCTACCGAGGAGGCGGTGGCGAGGGCGCCGATGCCTCCAGCGGCGTTGGGCACGAGCAACGCTAACAACAGGGTCGGGAGCTTGTCCATAGACTCTCCTGGCCAGCCCTCCTCACCGAAAACGGGCAAGAGGGCCGGCGCCACTAACAGGCAGACCGACTGCCCTAAGGTAGGCTAACTTCATCCAGTCTACCGGCAGCCTGGGTCACCGTCAATGCGCCCGATGAGGATGCACTTCGGTTCTCTTGGCGGCCAGTTGTCTTCCGTGCTCGTGACCTCCTCGGGTCATGCTCGACGGAGCCTCTGTCTGCGCCGTGAAGCGTCTCGGCTTGCCAGCACGGAGATTCCTCGCTGTCGCTCGGAATGACAGAAGGGGATCGGTCGTGACCTGTCGCTGACGCTGCTCATGATGCCGGGAGACGCCGACGGGGGAGACCGGTGGGCGCCGACGCTGGCCCTCCTACAGTGTCATGCCGAACGTAGTGAGGCATCTCCCGGCCGCGGGTGCAGACCCTTCGCTGGCCCTCGGGGCCTGCCCCCTGCCTGCCTAACGGGTGACGCAGAGGCGCTCGGGGCTTCCCAAGCTGCACCCGAACGCGGGCGGAAGCCCTCGCCCGCGGCAGCGAACAGGGGGAGGGGACGATTCATCGCCCTGGCCAGCACCATCCTGCCCAAGAACTAAGGTGCACGCGGCCGCGGCCGATCGGTGGCGCTCGCCCTACAGCACCAGCCGCGCTATCGGCACGGCGTAGCCCGGCACGTCGAGGGCTCCGTGCGCCTCCGTCTCCTCTAACACCAGCGACTGCCAGCGACTCCGGTAGCCCAGCTGCTGCAGAGTGAGCCAGAAATGACACATGGCGATGCCTACGTCCAGCCGGTAGTAGGGCCTGCCGGGCCGATCGTTCCAGCGCTGAGGGCGGCTGTCAGCCAGGGCAAAGATGGTGTTCTCGCTCATGAGGAAGTACCAAGGCTGCACGTTGGACCAGGAGGGGGCCAGCCGGGCCATCTCCAAGGCGCGCCAAATCTCGGGTGGCACCAGCGTGGGCGCCACTGGCTCGCCCCAGCGCTGCCAGAAGGCGAACTCCTCCAGCGGTTTGCGCGTGCCCCGACGGGCCGAGACGTTCCGTACCAGAGACCGGGTCCACGCCTGACGCCGGCCGGGCGCCGGCCATCCCACCGGGCTGAGGGCCACCACGTCCTCGGGCGACCCCCCGATGCGCTCGGCCAGGTATCGGGCGCGGAAGAAGCCCGCCATCCAGCAGGTGCCCAGCCCCAGGGCTGTCGCGGCCAGAACCGCCTGTTCCATGCGGAAGCCGACTTCCTCCATCCGCCCCGGATGGGGCTCAGCCCGGCCTATGAAGTACCAGGGGGCGGGACTGGCCACGGCCAGGGCTCCCACGGCGCTGCGGCTGTGCAGAGAGGAGAAGGGCACCAGAGCCACCTGGGCGTTTGTACGGGCATCGAGGGGCTCCACCCCGGCCACGGCCTTGCGCAGAGCGGCGAGGGTATCCTCAGGCACGGGCGCGTCTCGGTAGCGCCGCACGCTCCGCCGTCGCTCGATGGCTGCCATCCAGTCGGTCATCGCCGGCATCCCTCCGTCTGCCCGGCCTCTGTGCCCCTGCACTCGGGCACCGCGCATTGTGGGCCAGGTGCTGCTGCTGCACAAGCGGGGCGGCGCCATCCGTTGCCCTGTGGACGATCGGCCACGCCTGGGGTAAGCTGAGCCAGTTGGCCCGGCTCTGATGCGGGCCACCCGAGTGGGAGAGACATGCCTGAGAGCGCCTTCGTGCCGGTGTTGATAGCCAGTGTTCTCGCCGGGTTCGCCACCATGACCGGCATTGTCCTGGTGAGCCTCTACGGTCACTGGGCACGCCGGAACTCCATCTACTTTGCCAGCTTCGCTGCCGGCGCGCTCATCTCGGTGTCGTTCCTGCACCTCATCCCCGAGTCCATGGAGATGACCAGCAACGGCCCCCTGTACCTTCTGGCCGGCTTCCTGGGGCTGTACCTACTCAACCGGGTCATGCACCTCCACAGCGGCCACGAGCACAACCATTTGGAGTCGGCCGTCCACATCGCCGAGAGCACCGGGGTCGTGACCGTGCTGGGAATCGGCTTTCACTCCTTCATAGATGGGGTTATCTACTCGGTCACCTTCAACGTGAGTGTCCTCACGGGAGCGCTGGCGGCCATAGGCATGGTGCTCCACGAGGTGCCCGAGGGGGTCATCGCCTTCGTGATTCTGCACCGGGCCGGGTATAGCAGGAAGGGTGCCTTCCTGGGGGCAACTCTGGCCGCGGCAGTGAGTACCCCCTTGGGGGCCCTTCTTTCCTTCCCTTTCGTGGACTCTATCGCCGCGGCCGATCTGGGGCTCATGCTGGCCCTGGCCGGGGGAGTGCTGCTGTACGTGGGCGCCTCTCACCTGCTCCCCGAGGTGGAGCGGGAGAATCGGGCCTCGACCGTACTGGCCCTGGCGGCAGGAGTGTTCGTCGCCCTGGTCACCGGGCTGATAGCGGAGTGAAAGGCGGCCGTCTCGTCGCTCGCTCGACCTGCGAAGGTGCAACTACTAGGAGGAGACTATGCCCATCAAACAATCCATCTGCTACCCCATGGTCAAGCCGCCCGATATGCCCCTGGATGAGCTGTTCCGGGCGGGCAAGGAGATAGGTTATGCCGCCGTGGAGCTGTGGAAGCCGGGCGAAGACTTCGACGAGGTGATGTCTCTGGCCCGCAAGTACGGCTTGGCGGTGGCCATCATGAGCGGACACGATTCCCTGCCAGACGGGCTCAACAAGCGCAGCAATCACGACCGCATCGAGGCGGAGCTGCGCCATTCCATTGACGTCGCCGCCAAGCATAACATCCCCGGGGTGATCTGCTTCAGCGGCAACCGCCAGCCACACATGACCGAGCTGGAGGCCATCGAGGCGGTGGCGGACGGCCTCAGGCGGGTGGCCCCCTATGCCGAGAGCAAGGGTGTCAACCTGAACATGGAGCTGCTCAACTCCAAGGTGGACCACCCCGGCTACCAGTGCGACCACACAGCGTGGGGCGTGGCCGTATGCGAGCGCGTCAACAGCCCGCGGGTCAAGCTCCTCTTCGACATCTACCACATGCAGATCATGGAAGGGGACATCATCCGCACCATCCGGGAGAGCATTCGGTGGATCGGGCACTTCCACACCGCTGGGAACCCCGGCCGCCGGGATATGGATGACACCCAGGAACTCAACTACACCGGTATCTGCCGCGCTATCGCCGCCACCGGCTATGACCTCTACGTGGGTCACGAGTTCAGGCCTAAGGGCGACGTGATCCAAGCGCTGCGGGACACCTTCGCCCTTTGCAACGTGAGCTGACAAGGAGGAGGTGCACCGCAGGGATCGCCAAGACCGCGGAGGCGGGAGTGAGAAGCGGCTGCCGACGGCGATCTGCCGTCGGCAGCCGCTTCCGCCATGTGTCCAGACGACTGTCCCCGAAACCGCCCGCTCGCCCCGGCGGAGGTGGGCACGGTACGGGAGTAGAATACCGGTCAAGTAGTCACTGCCCTGTCGCTAGCCACGGGGCTTGTGTCATGCTGAACGTAGTGAAGCATCTCCAGCCCACTCCAGAAGGCCTCTCAGATGGTCACTGCCCTGTCGCTAGCCACGGGGCTTGTGTCATGCTGAACGTAGTGAAGCATCTCCAGCCCTCTCGAGAAGGCCTCTCAGGGCCGCAGGAGATGCTTCACTCCGCAAACAGACGCTCCGTTCAGCATGACAAGCCATACTCGACGGGCGTTCCAGAAAGGGCGGTTGGCTATCGCGCCGTCGAGGACTG
Coding sequences:
- the rpsU gene encoding 30S ribosomal protein S21, with amino-acid sequence MRVELRSGESQEQLLKRFRQQVMKEKILSEVRKRRWYMSKGEKTRIAKAKAIRRARRKARQQERRQASQR
- a CDS encoding nitrogen fixation protein NifH, coding for MSWMDQFGGDSLDWLLDQADPGVRYLALRDLLDRPQGDGELEIARAEAHVRGPIADILDAMHPDGYWVKPGPGYLPKYRSTVWSLISLAQLGASADADDRVGRACAYALDHGLQATGQFSVTGPPSGTVDCLQGNLCASLLALGCDPARLEAAFEWMARTVTGEGLAPKEDRHALVRYYAGKCGPLFACGAHNGTSCAWGGAKVMLAFSCWPPERRTPLVQRAIEAGVEFFLSTDPVACQYPRGYSAKPSGNWWKLGFPLFYITDVLQVAEAMVALGRGADSRLAHTLEYIGGKRDVSGRWALEYDYSGKTWAHYGAKKQPSKWVTLRALRALKGAYEQGARVA
- a CDS encoding endonuclease III — translated: MHELVATMLSHRTTQKNEAQAYERMWRQYGSWEAIRDAPLEDLAQAIRGANFEYAKAGNIQRALRIITETEGKPSIDFLRDLSPEEGRNWLMRLPGVGIKTASLVLLFCFGKPLLPVDTHVHRVSQRVGLIGRKVSAAAAHEELLALLPPDPQTLYNFHVNLLHLGQQVCLSRAPRHGKCPLRDVCDYYREEETQSTEPGAR
- a CDS encoding tryptophan-rich sensory protein, which produces MDKLPTLLLALLVPNAAGGIGALATASSVDTWYRGLRKPSWNPPGWVFGPAWTILYTMMGAASWLVSRSDSPHKDRALRLYGLQLSLNILWSVIFFGLRRVDLALVEIAALWGLILATLTSFYRVRPLAGLLLVPYQLWTSFAAVLNYELWRLNHRR
- a CDS encoding ZIP family metal transporter; protein product: MPESAFVPVLIASVLAGFATMTGIVLVSLYGHWARRNSIYFASFAAGALISVSFLHLIPESMEMTSNGPLYLLAGFLGLYLLNRVMHLHSGHEHNHLESAVHIAESTGVVTVLGIGFHSFIDGVIYSVTFNVSVLTGALAAIGMVLHEVPEGVIAFVILHRAGYSRKGAFLGATLAAAVSTPLGALLSFPFVDSIAAADLGLMLALAGGVLLYVGASHLLPEVERENRASTVLALAAGVFVALVTGLIAE
- a CDS encoding TIM barrel protein; this encodes MPIKQSICYPMVKPPDMPLDELFRAGKEIGYAAVELWKPGEDFDEVMSLARKYGLAVAIMSGHDSLPDGLNKRSNHDRIEAELRHSIDVAAKHNIPGVICFSGNRQPHMTELEAIEAVADGLRRVAPYAESKGVNLNMELLNSKVDHPGYQCDHTAWGVAVCERVNSPRVKLLFDIYHMQIMEGDIIRTIRESIRWIGHFHTAGNPGRRDMDDTQELNYTGICRAIAATGYDLYVGHEFRPKGDVIQALRDTFALCNVS